The following is a genomic window from Chanos chanos chromosome 1, fChaCha1.1, whole genome shotgun sequence.
GAATTGGAATTTATCAAAAACAATGAACTGATTCAGCTTTCTTTTAATTCGATCACTTTGgctgatatttgtttgtttagaaagTTAGTTGCCATCTCCAGGCTCGCTCAAATAAATGAAGAACATGGAATTCTTATTGTgctttggaggtttttttttttttttaagaagaccAACAAGTCACTGCCGTTATAAATACAATTGCATGTAGAGTAACTGTTATGGtgcttaatgttttctttttacggTACAGTagcttttatattttttacTTAGTTTTGGTCATGTTTTAGCTACTGTAAATGATATGAAAATTTACTCATACTTAAGCGATGAAAGTACTGAGGGGTATTCTCGTGCTACACCGTGTTTCTTGCATAGCAGGGCACGCGGTCTGATGACTGGCGCACGCGCATAAGCTCTGCTCATTGCTCTGCTGAGCCCGAGCATTGTGTGTGAGCCATAGACAGTCTATTGGTCTAAACAGCCGGCGAGCAAAAAAGATCTTTAACCAACAGCAGTAATGTCGGGCAGGTCGGTCCGCGCCGAAACCCGGAGCAGGGCGAAAGATGACATTAAACGAGTTATGGCAGCAATTGAAAAAGTACGAAAATGGTAAGAGCGAGAGAACAAACCAATTAACTCGCAGAAAGCCTGGctggtggggggaggagggacAACGAAgagaaacaatgaaatgaaacgaAAGAATGGATTTTATTCAATTCAGTTTCGGATGGATGGTTCAGTCTGCGCAGGTGTGTTGCGCTCGTACGTGCTGATTGTGAACCTGGAAACAATTCTGAATCGAGAATTTAgttaaaattacatttcttttcattaaaatttaatGTGGGTTGAACCTAGAAGCCATTTCGTTGCAGTCACATGAAGCCGTTGCTGTTTGAGCCTGTAATGCCGGCTGGAGAAAACTGTATGCAGTACAACATTCGGCGCCTGGTGTACGCCAGAAACGGGCTGTAATCTCATTTTTGTGAAAGAGTTGCTGCACCGACGGCGCTCTTGAGTGAGAATAGTTTTTATATATTCCCGGGGTTTTCAATTCGGCGCTTGTAGTGGTTGTACTGAAGCTACAGAAATAGCGTGTAGTGATGGGGGCTGGGAAAGGACAGGACACGCGATTTAACCCCGAGTTTTACGGAGGGCTTCTTTAAAACAGGGGTACGTGTTTCATAGGCTGTAAAAACAAATGCCTTattagttgtttatttttgaacGTCAcgataaatattttttttttagatactAGTGTTTACATGTTGAAGTTTCGCGACGGAGTAGTTTTgaattcttaaaaaaatgtattattaatgtTTCTTCGTAATCCGAATATCCTATATTCTCAGTATAATTCTCAAAGaaaacagtgagtctgtgagggTTTTCTTCGTAGATTTCCAAAAGCAAAGGGGCCTGACAGTTTGGGCCACTCTTTAGACTGGTATAAAGTCAGATTTAACAGGCTTTATTCTTAGAATCTGATTTCACAAGGTAATCCGCAGGCGATTGGCGATCTTTTGTTATGCGAAAACTgtcaataccaaaaaaaaaaaaaattccctgcaAGAAGACCACTCTGGTTGTTTCAGACTTAAAACTTCAAGCCTTAAACGACAGAGCAGAGACTGCATGACACTGGTTTGTGTAACTATGCACATTGCCTTATAGCTTTGGTGTCTCTTTAAGCAGCCTGTTTGAGGGACTCTTTCTGGTATCATACTGAGTTCACCCCGTGTCCATGCTGTATTCAGTGGCTTGTGTCAGTGGCCCTGAACGTTACTGGCATGTGCTGTGCGTGTCTTTTCATTCAGATTTACACTCAGGAGTCTGAGACTTCACTGCCACCTCTTTTTGTATATTACTGTCCAAAACTCCACTCAGTATGAAATAGCCAGGCTGCTTTTTCTGCAGATTTAGACTGGCTGTGATCACATGTTGTAAATCACACAGTGGTTGGGCTCTTATATAGGGAGAAGAAATGGGTGACTGTGGGTGACACATCTTTGCGGATCTACAAGTGGGTGCCAGTTACAGAACCCAAATCAGATGATGTAAGTTGAGCTGTCTTAAGATCTAACATGGTTTCAATTAACTTGAGTTTTAATGAGAGAACCACAGTTTAGTAataattatgaattatgaatttatGGGCTTAAACAGCCATGTTCTCACACCATTTTACAGAAAACCAAGAATAAGAAGAAGGGGAAGGATGAGAAATATGGTTCTGAGGTCACAACCCCAGAGAACAGCTCATCGCCGGGAATGATGGACATGCATGGTAAGAGACCCAGCAGAATCAATATTTGTGAACAACTTCATCTGTCTCAGTACTTTCATACAGCGTGTGATGTGAGAGTATGAGTGTGGACCACTAAAACCCACATGAATGGAAACTGAAACATTATTTGCATCAGAGCCAATAGTTTAAGactgaaatgtgactgattGCCTTTATAACTCAAAttagttttttaaaatttttttccAACCTGTTAATCAAGGGACAAGCTTCAGTCACTCCATGTgctaaaaacagacacattatTCCATGTTTGCTGACTGGCCTGGGGGTATGAGTGGATGAAATTGACCACAGTGCCTCAGTAGGGTGGGTCGTTCATGTCACTGCCTCTGAATGATCAAAAAtggtcagaaaaaaataaataaaaggggtAGTCATATCTCTGTTGTATTTCTAGgctatgttttaaaatgagtgGAAGGTAGGAAGTTTCCCTCTCAagtaatttgtgtttttatctaAGAGTCTTTATTCCCCAAGCTTTTACTAAttaatttgaaatgttcttCTTGGGTTGTTAATTGTTTACACAATGTTAAACATTTGTTTCCTTCAAAGACTTTGTATAATTGTGTTGTTATCCACTGAAAGGTAATGTAACTTGTGTAAAATCATGTATCCTCAACCCTGTGCActgaatccattttttttaaatgctgctaATTGTTTGTACTCAAAGGCTGCTGTTGTCTagctcactgtctctctttccctgtcactctctttttctcagatgaAAACAGCAACCAGAGCTCCATTGCAGATTCATCTCC
Proteins encoded in this region:
- the bcl7a gene encoding B-cell CLL/lymphoma 7 protein family member A, which translates into the protein MSGRSVRAETRSRAKDDIKRVMAAIEKVRKWEKKWVTVGDTSLRIYKWVPVTEPKSDDKTKNKKKGKDEKYGSEVTTPENSSSPGMMDMHDENSNQSSIADSSPLKQETSNNTSPTPESMATPQSDNHEAKRDQSPVKEALSCSDNKNGQTNTSDLSTAAKKNSKSATEQEPFSNSSKSTQELEDGTPLNKKSKLDTTSEGFEES